The following are from one region of the Rosettibacter firmus genome:
- the rfaE1 gene encoding D-glycero-beta-D-manno-heptose-7-phosphate kinase: MLNTTLKQLNKLKKKFYNKKIAIIGDMMLDCYYWGEVSRISPEAPVPIVAVDNEFSRFGGAMNVAHNILKLGGIPLPIGVIGNDHNGKNLLDLMSQAKINNRFIIIDKTRPTTTKTRVIANNQHIVRIDKEDTTPINSRIENKIIEILKKNIKQIDAIILEDYNKGVLTARLIEQIISIANESKKIITVDPKFNNFFSYKNVTVFKPNRKETEDVLGIKIKTPEDVTKAGNILMEKLKAKYVLLTLGEEGVALFENGQIERKIPTKARKVADVSGAGDTVISTLTIALAAGAKIYDAAYLANFAGGLVCEEVGIVPISIDKLFNEVIEEINNGKN, from the coding sequence ATGTTGAACACTACATTAAAACAATTAAACAAACTCAAGAAAAAATTTTATAATAAAAAAATTGCAATTATTGGAGATATGATGCTCGATTGTTATTACTGGGGCGAAGTAAGTAGAATTTCACCAGAAGCTCCAGTACCAATTGTAGCAGTTGATAATGAATTTTCAAGATTTGGTGGTGCAATGAATGTAGCTCATAACATTTTAAAGCTTGGTGGAATTCCTCTTCCTATTGGTGTAATAGGTAATGATCATAACGGAAAAAACTTGCTTGATTTAATGTCGCAGGCAAAAATCAATAATCGATTTATAATAATTGATAAAACAAGACCAACAACTACAAAAACAAGAGTAATTGCAAATAATCAACATATTGTAAGAATTGATAAAGAAGATACAACTCCTATCAATTCCAGAATTGAAAATAAAATTATAGAGATACTTAAAAAAAATATTAAACAAATTGATGCAATTATTCTGGAAGATTACAATAAAGGTGTTCTAACAGCCAGATTAATAGAGCAAATAATTTCTATTGCAAATGAATCAAAAAAAATTATTACTGTTGATCCTAAATTCAATAATTTCTTTTCCTATAAAAATGTTACTGTCTTTAAACCTAATAGAAAAGAAACTGAAGATGTACTTGGCATAAAAATAAAAACTCCTGAAGATGTAACTAAAGCAGGAAATATTTTAATGGAAAAATTAAAAGCAAAGTATGTTTTACTTACATTAGGAGAAGAAGGCGTTGCTTTATTTGAAAACGGACAGATTGAAAGAAAAATTCCTACAAAGGCAAGAAAAGTTGCCGATGTATCTGGAGCAGGTGATACTGTAATTTCAACATTAACTATTGCTCTGGCTGCTGGTGCAAAAATTTATGATGCAGCTTATTTAGCTAATTTTGCTGGTGGACTCGTTTGCGAAGAAGTAGGAATCGTTCCTATTTCAATTGACAAATTATTTAATGAAGTAATCGAAGAGATTAATAATGGAAAGAATTAA
- the rfaE2 gene encoding D-glycero-beta-D-manno-heptose 1-phosphate adenylyltransferase, with translation MERIKSIDELLTIRSELKKQNKIVVFTNGCFDILHAGHIDYLNKAKALGDVLFVAINSDLSMKKIKGEKRPIVPQNERAFIISNLKAVDYVTIFEEETPYEVIKKLVPDVLVKGADWSKDKIVGSDIVIAAGGRVETIEFVNFQSTTNIINTILERFKDK, from the coding sequence ATGGAAAGAATTAAATCCATTGATGAACTTCTAACCATAAGAAGTGAATTAAAAAAACAAAACAAAATTGTTGTTTTTACAAATGGTTGTTTTGATATTTTACACGCTGGTCACATTGATTATTTGAATAAAGCAAAAGCTCTTGGCGATGTTCTATTTGTTGCAATTAATTCAGATTTATCGATGAAAAAAATTAAAGGAGAAAAAAGACCAATCGTACCACAAAACGAAAGAGCATTTATTATTTCAAACCTGAAAGCCGTTGATTATGTCACAATATTTGAAGAAGAAACTCCTTATGAAGTTATTAAAAAATTAGTGCCTGATGTTTTAGTTAAAGGTGCTGATTGGTCTAAAGATAAAATTGTTGGAAGTGATATTGTAATTGCTGCAGGCGGTAGAGTCGAAACAATTGAATTCGTTAACTTTCAATCAACAACAAATATAATTAATACTATTCTTGAGAGATTTAAAGATAAATGA